A portion of the Fusobacterium nucleatum genome contains these proteins:
- a CDS encoding transketolase, with translation MKDISFLKEKAKEIRKSIVSMIAEAKSGHPGGSLSATDILTALYFSEMNVDPTNPKMEGRDRFVLSKGHAAPAIYATLAEKGYFSKDELMTLRKFGSRLQGHPDMKKLSGIEISTGSLGQGLSVANGMALNAKIFDENYRTYVVLGDGEIQEGQIWEAAMTAAHYKLDNLCAFLDSNNLQIDGNVTEIKGVEPLDKKWEAFGWNVIKIDGHDFEQILSALEKARECKGKPTMIIAKTIKGKGVSFMENVCGFHGVAPTVEELERALAELA, from the coding sequence ATGAAAGATATTAGTTTTTTAAAAGAAAAAGCTAAAGAGATTAGAAAGTCTATTGTTTCTATGATTGCAGAAGCAAAATCAGGACATCCAGGTGGTTCTTTATCTGCAACTGATATTTTAACAGCACTTTATTTTTCAGAAATGAATGTAGACCCTACTAATCCTAAAATGGAAGGAAGAGATAGATTTGTTCTTTCAAAAGGACATGCTGCTCCTGCTATATATGCAACTTTGGCTGAAAAAGGATATTTTTCAAAAGATGAACTAATGACATTAAGAAAATTTGGAAGTAGGCTTCAAGGACATCCTGATATGAAAAAACTTTCAGGAATTGAAATTTCAACTGGTTCTCTTGGACAAGGTTTATCAGTTGCAAACGGTATGGCTTTAAATGCAAAAATATTTGATGAAAATTATAGAACTTATGTTGTTTTAGGTGATGGAGAAATACAAGAAGGACAAATATGGGAAGCTGCTATGACTGCTGCTCATTACAAACTTGATAACCTATGTGCTTTTCTTGACAGTAATAATTTACAAATTGATGGAAATGTCACTGAAATAAAAGGTGTTGAACCATTAGATAAAAAATGGGAAGCTTTTGGATGGAATGTTATAAAAATAGATGGACATGACTTTGAACAGATACTTTCAGCTTTGGAGAAAGCAAGAGAATGCAAAGGAAAACCAACTATGATTATTGCAAAAACTATAAAAGGTAAAGGAGTATCTTTTATGGAAAATGTTTGTGGTTTCCATGGAGTTGCACCTACAGTTGAAGAATTAGAAAGAGCATTAGCTGAATTAGCTTAA
- a CDS encoding transketolase family protein, protein MSKKSTRQAYGEALVELGRINNDIVVLDADLSKSTKTDLFKKEFPKRHLNIGIAEADLMGTAAGFATCGKIPFASTFAMFAAGRAFEQIRNTIAYPKLNVKIAPTHAGISVGEDGGSHQSIEDIALMRAIPEMVVLCPCDAVETKKMVFAAAEYNGPVYLRLGRLDVETVLDDNYDFQIGIANTLRDGSDVTIVSTGLLTQEALKAAEELAKENISVRVINCGTIKPLDGEIILKAAQETKFIITAEEHSVIGGLGSAVSEFLSETHPTLVKKLGVYDKFGQSGKGAEMLEKYELTAAKLISMVKENLK, encoded by the coding sequence ATGAGTAAGAAGTCTACAAGACAAGCTTATGGAGAAGCCTTAGTAGAACTTGGAAGAATAAATAATGATATAGTTGTATTGGATGCTGATTTAAGTAAATCTACAAAAACAGATTTATTTAAAAAAGAATTTCCAAAAAGACATTTAAATATAGGAATTGCAGAAGCAGATTTAATGGGAACAGCTGCTGGTTTTGCAACTTGTGGGAAGATTCCTTTTGCTTCAACTTTTGCAATGTTCGCTGCTGGAAGAGCTTTTGAACAAATTAGAAATACAATAGCTTACCCAAAATTAAATGTAAAAATTGCTCCAACTCATGCTGGTATTTCAGTAGGAGAAGATGGAGGTTCACATCAATCAATAGAAGATATAGCCCTTATGAGAGCAATTCCAGAAATGGTTGTTCTATGTCCTTGTGATGCGGTTGAAACTAAAAAAATGGTTTTTGCTGCTGCTGAATACAATGGACCAGTTTATTTAAGACTTGGAAGATTAGATGTTGAAACAGTATTAGATGATAATTATGATTTTCAAATTGGTATAGCTAACACTTTAAGAGATGGTAGTGATGTTACAATAGTTTCAACAGGACTTTTAACACAAGAGGCATTAAAAGCAGCTGAAGAGTTAGCAAAAGAAAATATCTCTGTTAGAGTTATAAATTGTGGAACTATTAAACCATTAGATGGAGAAATAATTTTAAAAGCAGCTCAAGAAACTAAATTTATAATAACTGCTGAAGAACATTCAGTTATTGGTGGATTAGGTTCTGCTGTTTCTGAATTTCTATCAGAAACTCATCCTACATTAGTTAAAAAGTTAGGTGTTTATGATAAATTTGGACAAAGTGGAAAAGGTGCAGAAATGTTAGAAAAATATGAACTAACTGCTGCAAAACTAATTTCTATGGTTAAAGAGAATTTAAAATAA
- a CDS encoding DUF695 domain-containing protein has product MKQNFNEIKQNWNFYMCRVDDKPASIRLNLALCNIAPVEDYKHRISIFIKMNNPTEDGLSSNEEYPMLCDIEDEVIDRLETLEDIFAGTVKTQGRLELYVFTKNPEKSEELCKEAFKKFPNYQWKSYIDEDKEWDFYFNFLYPDVYSYHAIMNRSVIDNLTNQGDNLEKKREIDHWIYFSSEENINIAIKKVEELGYKILSSKKLDDEKNYPYQLNISRMDSAIYSHVNQIVWELIEIAEPLNGYYDGWGCNITK; this is encoded by the coding sequence TTGAAACAAAATTTTAATGAAATCAAACAAAACTGGAATTTTTATATGTGTCGTGTAGATGATAAGCCTGCTTCTATCCGTCTTAACTTAGCTCTATGTAATATTGCACCCGTTGAAGATTACAAGCACAGAATTAGTATTTTTATAAAAATGAATAATCCTACTGAAGATGGACTTTCATCTAACGAGGAATATCCAATGCTATGTGATATTGAAGATGAAGTTATAGATAGATTAGAAACTTTAGAAGATATATTTGCAGGAACTGTAAAAACACAAGGAAGATTAGAACTTTATGTTTTTACTAAAAATCCTGAAAAAAGCGAAGAACTTTGTAAAGAAGCATTTAAAAAATTCCCAAATTATCAATGGAAATCTTATATAGATGAAGATAAAGAATGGGATTTTTACTTTAATTTCCTTTACCCAGATGTATACTCTTATCATGCAATAATGAATAGATCTGTTATAGATAATTTAACAAATCAAGGAGATAATTTAGAAAAAAAGCGTGAAATAGATCATTGGATTTATTTTTCTTCAGAAGAAAACATAAATATTGCTATAAAAAAAGTTGAAGAATTAGGTTATAAAATTCTTTCAAGTAAAAAATTAGATGATGAAAAGAATTATCCTTATCAACTTAATATTTCTAGAATGGATAGTGCTATATATAGTCATGTTAATCAAATTGTATGGGAACTTATAGAAATTGCTGAACCTTTAAATGGATATTATGATGGTTGGGGTTGTAATATCACAAAATAA
- a CDS encoding replication-associated recombination protein A yields MNLFQKNYKNVEPLAYKLRPKSLDDFVGQEKLLGKDGVITRLILNSTLSNSIFYGPPGCGKSSLGEIISNTLDCNFEKLNATTASVSDIRNVVETARRNIELYNKRTILFLDEIHRFNKNQQDALLSYTEDGTLTLIGATTENPYYNINNALLSRVMVFEFKALTNEDILKLIDKGLNFLNICMGDKIKEIIVDISQGDSRIALNYVEMYNNIHSQMSEDEIFSIFKERQVSFDKKQDKYDMISAFIKSIRGSDPDAAVYWLARLLDGGEDPKYMARRLFIEASEDIGMANPEALLVANAAMNACEKIGMPEVRIILAHTTIYLAISSKSNSVYEAIDGALADIKKGELQEVPMNICHDNVGYKYPHNYTDNFIKQKYMNKKRKYYKPGNNKNEKLIAEKLAKLWDE; encoded by the coding sequence ATGAATTTATTTCAAAAAAATTATAAAAATGTTGAACCTCTTGCATATAAATTACGACCCAAAAGTTTAGATGATTTCGTAGGACAGGAAAAACTTTTAGGTAAAGATGGAGTAATTACAAGATTAATTTTAAATTCTACTCTATCTAATTCTATTTTTTATGGACCTCCTGGTTGTGGAAAAAGTAGTTTGGGAGAAATTATTTCTAATACTTTAGACTGTAATTTTGAAAAATTAAATGCTACCACTGCAAGTGTTTCAGATATAAGAAATGTAGTTGAAACAGCTAGAAGAAATATAGAACTTTACAATAAAAGGACTATATTATTTTTAGATGAAATTCATAGATTTAATAAAAATCAACAAGATGCCCTACTTTCTTATACAGAAGATGGAACACTTACTCTTATAGGGGCAACAACAGAAAATCCTTATTACAATATAAATAATGCCTTACTTTCAAGAGTTATGGTTTTTGAGTTTAAAGCTCTTACTAACGAAGATATATTAAAATTGATTGATAAAGGACTAAATTTTTTAAATATATGTATGGGTGATAAGATAAAAGAAATAATTGTTGATATATCACAAGGAGATTCAAGAATAGCCTTAAATTATGTTGAGATGTACAATAATATACATTCTCAAATGAGTGAAGATGAAATTTTTTCTATTTTTAAAGAAAGACAAGTTTCTTTTGACAAAAAGCAAGATAAATATGATATGATTTCAGCCTTTATAAAATCTATTAGAGGAAGTGACCCTGATGCAGCAGTATATTGGCTTGCTAGACTTTTAGATGGTGGAGAAGATCCCAAATATATGGCAAGAAGATTATTTATTGAGGCAAGTGAAGATATAGGAATGGCAAACCCAGAGGCACTTTTAGTTGCAAATGCTGCTATGAATGCCTGTGAAAAAATAGGTATGCCAGAAGTTAGAATAATATTGGCTCATACTACTATATATCTTGCAATTTCTTCTAAATCAAATTCAGTTTATGAAGCAATAGATGGTGCTTTAGCTGATATCAAAAAAGGGGAATTACAAGAAGTTCCAATGAATATTTGTCATGATAATGTAGGATATAAATATCCTCATAACTACACTGATAATTTCATTAAACAAAAATATATGAATAAAAAGAGAAAGTATTATAAACCTGGTAATAATAAAAATGAAAAATTAATAGCAGAAAAATTGGCTAAATTATGGGATGAATAG
- the hisS gene encoding histidine--tRNA ligase, which yields MKLIKAVRGTKDIIGEEAKKYIYISNVAQKMFENYGYNFVKTPIFEETELFKRGIGEATDVVEKEMYTFKDRGDRSITLRPENTASLVRCYLENAIYAKEEISRFYYNGSMFRYERPQAGRQREFNQIGLEVFGEKSPKVDAEVIAIGYKFLEKLGITDLEVKINSVGSKASRTVYREKLIEHFKSHLDDMCEDCRDRINRNPLRLLDCKVDGEKDFYKSAPSIIDYLFEDERKHYDDVKKYLDIFGIKYTEDPTLVRGLDYYSSTVFEIVTNKLGSQGTVLGGGRYDNLLKELGDKDIPAVGFATGVERIMMLLEENYPKNTPDVYIAWLGENTSETALKIAESLRDNDIKVYIDYSEKGMKSHMKKADKLETRYCVILGEDEFNKGIVLLKDFSTREQKEIKIEEIINYIK from the coding sequence ATGAAATTAATAAAAGCTGTAAGAGGAACGAAAGACATTATTGGAGAAGAAGCTAAAAAATATATTTATATTTCAAATGTAGCTCAAAAAATGTTTGAGAACTATGGTTATAATTTTGTGAAAACACCAATTTTTGAAGAAACTGAATTATTTAAAAGAGGAATAGGGGAAGCAACTGATGTTGTTGAAAAAGAAATGTATACTTTTAAAGATAGAGGAGACAGATCTATAACTTTAAGACCCGAAAATACTGCTTCTCTTGTTAGATGTTATCTTGAAAATGCTATTTATGCCAAAGAAGAGATTAGCAGATTTTACTATAATGGTTCAATGTTTAGATATGAAAGACCTCAAGCTGGAAGACAAAGAGAATTTAATCAAATAGGTCTTGAAGTATTTGGAGAAAAGTCTCCAAAGGTTGATGCTGAAGTTATCGCTATTGGTTATAAATTTCTTGAAAAATTAGGTATAACTGATTTAGAAGTAAAGATTAATTCAGTAGGTTCTAAAGCTTCTCGTACTGTTTATAGAGAAAAATTGATTGAACACTTTAAATCTCACTTAGATGATATGTGTGAAGATTGTAGAGATAGAATTAATAGAAACCCTTTAAGACTCTTAGATTGTAAAGTTGATGGGGAAAAAGATTTCTATAAATCTGCTCCGAGTATTATAGATTATCTTTTTGAAGATGAAAGAAAACACTATGATGATGTTAAAAAATATTTAGATATATTTGGAATAAAATATACAGAAGATCCTACTCTTGTTAGAGGACTTGACTACTATTCGAGTACAGTTTTTGAAATTGTAACTAATAAACTTGGTTCACAAGGAACAGTTTTAGGTGGAGGAAGATATGATAATCTTTTAAAAGAATTAGGAGATAAAGATATTCCTGCTGTTGGATTTGCAACTGGAGTTGAAAGAATTATGATGCTTCTTGAAGAAAATTATCCTAAAAATACTCCAGATGTATATATTGCTTGGTTAGGAGAAAATACTTCAGAAACTGCATTAAAAATTGCCGAATCTTTAAGAGATAATGATATAAAAGTTTATATAGATTATTCAGAAAAAGGAATGAAGTCTCATATGAAAAAAGCAGACAAATTAGAAACAAGATATTGTGTTATTCTTGGTGAAGATGAATTTAATAAAGGTATAGTTTTATTAAAAGATTTTTCTACAAGAGAACAAAAAGAAATAAAGATTGAAGAAATTATAAATTATATTAAATAG
- the aspS gene encoding aspartate--tRNA ligase yields MVYRTHNLGELRLKNIGEVVTLSGWVDTKRNVSTNLTFIDLRDREGKTQIVFNNELLSEKVLEEVQKLKSESVIRVIGEVKERSNKNPNIPTGEIEVFAKEIEILNACDTLPFQISGVDDNLSENMRLTYRYLDIRRNKMLNNLKMRHRMIMSIRNYMDNAGFLDVDTPVLTKSTPEGARDFLVPSRTNPGTFYALPQSPQLFKQLLMIGGVEKYFQIAKCFRDEDLRADRQPEFTQLDIEMSFVEKEDVMNEIEGLAKYVFKNVTGEEANYIFQRMPYAEAMDRFGSDKPDLRFGVELKDLSDIINNSSFNAFSSTVQNGGLVKAVVAPNANEKFSRKVISEYEEYVKTYFGAKGLAYIKLTADGIASPIAKFLSEEEMKAIIEKTEAKTGDVIFIVADKKKVVHSALGALRLRIGKDLELINKDDFKFLWVVDFPMFDYDEEEQRYKAEHHPFTSIKAEDLDKFLAGQTEDIRTNTYDLVLNGSEIGGGSIRIFNPQIQSMVFDRLGLSQEEAKAKFGFFLDAFKYGAPPHGGLAFGIDRWLMVMLKEESIRDVIPFPKTNKGQCLMTEAPNTVDEKQLEELFIKSTYEK; encoded by the coding sequence ATGGTATACAGAACACATAATTTAGGTGAGTTAAGATTAAAAAATATTGGAGAAGTTGTAACTCTATCTGGCTGGGTAGATACAAAAAGAAATGTAAGTACAAATCTTACTTTCATTGATTTAAGAGACAGAGAAGGAAAAACTCAAATAGTTTTTAACAATGAACTTCTATCAGAAAAAGTTTTAGAAGAAGTACAAAAATTAAAGTCAGAATCTGTCATTAGGGTGATAGGAGAGGTAAAAGAAAGGTCAAATAAAAATCCTAATATCCCAACAGGAGAAATAGAAGTTTTTGCAAAAGAAATAGAAATTTTAAATGCTTGTGATACTTTACCTTTTCAAATTTCTGGTGTAGATGATAATTTAAGTGAAAATATGAGATTGACATATAGATATCTTGATATTAGAAGAAACAAGATGTTAAATAACTTAAAAATGCGTCATAGAATGATAATGTCTATTAGAAATTATATGGATAATGCAGGTTTCTTGGATGTAGATACTCCTGTACTTACAAAATCTACTCCTGAGGGAGCAAGAGATTTCTTAGTTCCTAGTAGAACAAACCCAGGAACATTCTATGCTTTACCTCAATCTCCACAACTTTTTAAACAACTTTTAATGATAGGTGGAGTTGAAAAATATTTTCAAATTGCTAAATGTTTTAGAGATGAGGATTTAAGAGCAGACAGACAACCTGAATTTACACAACTTGATATTGAAATGTCTTTTGTAGAAAAAGAAGATGTCATGAATGAAATAGAAGGTTTAGCAAAATATGTATTTAAAAATGTAACAGGTGAAGAAGCAAATTATATTTTCCAAAGAATGCCTTATGCAGAAGCTATGGATAGATTTGGTTCTGATAAACCAGATTTAAGATTTGGAGTTGAATTAAAAGATTTATCTGATATAATTAATAATTCTTCTTTTAACGCTTTTAGTTCTACTGTTCAAAATGGTGGACTTGTTAAAGCAGTTGTTGCACCTAATGCAAATGAAAAATTCTCAAGAAAAGTTATTTCTGAATACGAAGAATATGTAAAAACATATTTTGGAGCAAAAGGACTTGCTTATATAAAACTTACTGCTGATGGAATAGCTTCACCTATTGCTAAATTTTTAAGTGAAGAAGAAATGAAAGCAATAATTGAAAAAACAGAAGCTAAAACAGGAGATGTAATTTTTATAGTTGCGGATAAGAAAAAAGTTGTTCATTCTGCACTTGGAGCATTGAGATTGAGAATAGGTAAAGACTTAGAATTAATTAATAAGGATGATTTTAAATTCTTATGGGTTGTTGATTTCCCAATGTTTGATTATGATGAAGAAGAACAAAGATATAAGGCAGAACATCACCCATTTACTTCTATAAAAGCTGAAGATTTGGATAAATTCTTAGCTGGACAAACAGAAGATATTAGAACTAATACTTATGATTTAGTTTTAAATGGTTCTGAAATAGGTGGAGGCTCTATAAGAATATTTAATCCACAAATTCAATCTATGGTATTTGACAGATTAGGACTTTCTCAAGAAGAAGCAAAAGCTAAATTTGGTTTCTTCTTAGATGCTTTTAAATATGGAGCACCTCCTCATGGTGGATTGGCATTTGGTATAGATAGATGGCTTATGGTTATGTTAAAAGAAGAATCTATAAGAGACGTAATTCCTTTCCCTAAAACAAATAAAGGACAATGTTTGATGACAGAAGCTCCTAATACTGTTGATGAAAAACAATTAGAAGAATTATTCATAAAATCTACTTATGAAAAATAA
- a CDS encoding iron ABC transporter substrate-binding protein produces MKKSIKKFILFLFLFISSLGFAEIRFKDDVGREIVLEKPLTKVVVASRYNNELIRAIGSIKNVISVDDNTAQDRVYWKDFDPKNSIGKGQNNLNYEKIIELAPEALITPRNSSYEKDIEQLSKAGIKVIVVTGWDNAHMPEQIERLGKVFGNEKGAKKLIEFYNKNLNEVKKRVAKVKNKKTIYWEYGEPYTTAIPGTSNDGWVNMMRVAGGINIFDDPTIKGKTIDPEKILLEDPDLIMKTTSGAAYKNTGVYTAPSQEECKNIMNEMINRSGWKDLKAVKSKNVYITTGFCSGGLGKLIGVVYTAKWLYPEEMKDIDPDKVFEEWMTMQGVKVPKGHVYKLK; encoded by the coding sequence ATGAAAAAATCTATAAAAAAATTTATATTATTTCTGTTTTTGTTTATATCATCTTTAGGTTTTGCTGAAATAAGGTTCAAAGATGATGTTGGTAGAGAAATTGTTTTAGAGAAACCACTTACAAAGGTGGTTGTTGCAAGCAGATATAACAATGAACTTATTAGAGCGATTGGAAGTATAAAAAATGTAATTTCTGTAGATGATAATACAGCACAAGATAGAGTATATTGGAAAGATTTTGACCCTAAAAATAGCATTGGAAAAGGGCAAAACAATTTAAATTATGAAAAAATAATTGAATTAGCTCCTGAAGCTTTGATTACTCCAAGAAATAGTTCATATGAAAAAGATATTGAACAATTATCAAAAGCAGGAATAAAAGTAATAGTTGTTACTGGTTGGGATAATGCTCATATGCCAGAACAAATTGAAAGATTAGGAAAAGTATTTGGTAATGAAAAGGGAGCTAAAAAGCTAATAGAATTTTACAATAAAAATTTAAATGAAGTTAAAAAGAGAGTTGCTAAAGTAAAAAATAAAAAAACTATATATTGGGAATATGGAGAACCATATACTACTGCTATTCCAGGAACTTCAAATGACGGTTGGGTAAATATGATGAGAGTAGCTGGAGGAATAAATATATTTGATGATCCTACAATAAAAGGAAAAACTATTGATCCTGAAAAAATATTATTAGAAGATCCAGATTTAATAATGAAAACTACTTCTGGAGCTGCTTATAAGAATACTGGTGTTTATACTGCTCCTTCACAAGAAGAATGCAAAAATATTATGAATGAAATGATAAATAGAAGTGGCTGGAAGGATTTAAAAGCTGTTAAAAGTAAAAATGTATATATAACAACAGGTTTTTGTAGTGGTGGTTTAGGGAAATTGATAGGGGTTGTCTATACAGCTAAATGGTTATATCCAGAAGAAATGAAAGATATTGACCCTGATAAAGTATTTGAAGAATGGATGACTATGCAAGGTGTTAAGGTTCCAAAAGGTCATGTTTACAAATTAAAATAA
- a CDS encoding FecCD family ABC transporter permease, whose amino-acid sequence MNSINGIHQYNSKKIFKILTAFFILLFVSYISVFKGIANINLKRVLVTIYKNLSFNNTEPLSPREMVVFLDLRLARVVLGSIAGFLLAICGTVMQAITENKMSSPFTTGISSAASMGAALSILFFTGKYVYFDLITIFFAFSFGIICSFLVYGISNVKGMNKSTLILTGIAFNYLFSSGNAALQFIANEDVLSSIVNWTFGNLSGVSWNKILILFLILLIFFPYFFINRYSYNLLLTGEDSATSLGVDVKKFRFLSGIIVTLITSAVVSFIGIIAFVGIIAPHISRMLIGDDHKYSIILSGIIGAFLVVFSDYIGRNLLSPIIIPIGIVISFVGIPIFIYLIINSKRG is encoded by the coding sequence ATGAATTCTATAAATGGTATACATCAATATAATAGTAAAAAAATTTTTAAAATATTAACTGCTTTTTTTATATTATTATTTGTTTCTTATATATCTGTTTTTAAAGGAATAGCAAATATAAATTTAAAAAGAGTATTAGTAACAATCTATAAAAATTTATCTTTTAATAATACTGAACCCTTATCACCAAGAGAAATGGTAGTTTTTTTAGATTTAAGACTTGCAAGGGTTGTTTTAGGAAGCATTGCTGGTTTTTTATTAGCAATTTGTGGAACTGTAATGCAAGCAATTACAGAAAATAAAATGTCTAGTCCATTCACTACTGGAATATCTAGTGCAGCTTCTATGGGAGCAGCACTATCAATATTATTTTTTACTGGAAAATATGTCTATTTTGATTTAATAACAATTTTCTTTGCTTTTTCATTTGGAATTATTTGTTCATTCTTAGTTTATGGTATTTCAAATGTTAAAGGGATGAATAAATCAACTTTAATATTGACTGGAATAGCATTTAATTATCTATTTTCTTCTGGAAATGCGGCATTACAGTTTATTGCTAATGAAGATGTCTTATCATCAATAGTGAATTGGACTTTTGGAAATCTTTCAGGAGTATCTTGGAATAAAATTTTAATATTATTTTTAATATTACTTATTTTCTTTCCATATTTCTTTATAAATAGATATTCTTATAATTTATTATTAACTGGTGAAGATTCAGCAACTTCTTTGGGGGTTGATGTAAAGAAGTTTAGATTCTTATCAGGAATTATAGTAACTTTAATAACATCAGCAGTTGTTAGTTTTATTGGAATAATTGCTTTTGTTGGAATCATAGCACCACATATTTCAAGAATGTTGATAGGTGATGACCACAAATATAGTATAATTTTAAGTGGAATCATAGGTGCATTTTTAGTGGTGTTTTCAGATTATATTGGTAGAAATTTATTATCACCTATTATAATACCGATAGGAATTGTAATATCTTTTGTTGGTATTCCTATTTTTATATATCTGATAATTAATTCAAAAAGAGGATAG
- a CDS encoding ABC transporter ATP-binding protein: MKLEIKNLSFSYKNKEILNNISFEVYSGTLLSILGANGAGKTTLIKCINGILKLKKGEVLIDEKNFNNKSLKEKSKIMSYVPQITSSFDIDLTVFDTVLLGRVPHKTFKFTEWDKQIALNNIKKLDLEKYLFNYVGELSGGEKQRVLIARALTQEPKILILDEPISNLDLKFQLETMKILKNLAKEDNLIVITILHDLNFAISYSDKILFLKNGKINNFGDTKKIVTTSNIKEIFSVEIDIVQFKNKNYIIPLE; the protein is encoded by the coding sequence ATGAAATTAGAAATAAAAAATTTAAGCTTTTCTTATAAAAATAAAGAAATTTTAAACAATATATCATTTGAAGTTTATTCTGGAACTCTTTTAAGCATATTGGGAGCAAATGGAGCTGGAAAAACTACCTTAATTAAGTGTATAAATGGAATATTAAAATTAAAAAAAGGTGAAGTTTTAATAGATGAGAAAAATTTTAACAATAAATCATTGAAAGAAAAATCAAAAATAATGTCTTATGTTCCACAAATAACTAGCTCTTTTGATATTGATTTAACTGTCTTTGATACAGTTTTGTTGGGAAGAGTTCCACATAAAACTTTTAAATTTACCGAATGGGATAAACAAATTGCTTTAAATAATATAAAAAAACTTGATTTAGAAAAATATTTATTTAATTATGTTGGTGAATTGAGTGGTGGTGAAAAGCAAAGAGTTTTAATTGCTAGAGCACTTACACAAGAACCAAAAATTTTAATTTTAGATGAACCCATAAGTAATTTAGATTTAAAATTTCAATTGGAAACAATGAAAATTTTAAAAAATTTAGCCAAAGAAGACAATTTAATAGTTATAACTATTCTTCATGATTTAAACTTCGCTATTTCTTATAGTGATAAAATTTTATTTTTAAAAAATGGAAAAATAAATAATTTTGGAGATACAAAAAAAATTGTAACAACAAGTAATATAAAAGAAATTTTTTCAGTTGAAATAGATATTGTTCAATTTAAAAATAAAAATTATATAATTCCTTTGGAATAA
- a CDS encoding nucleotide-binding protein — protein sequence MLKIAIYGKGGIGKSTISSNLSAMISKSGKKVLHIGCDPKGDSTRNLMGRKIPTVISILKEKNNLNREDIIYKGFNGIECVETGGPEAGVGCAGRGIISTMEELEDLKVFDEERDIIIYDVLGDVVCGGFAVPMREKYADVIYIVTSSEFMSIFAANNIMKSIKNFSKMKNIKFGGLIHNQRNNNSSINILKIFADMTKSKIIGEIPFSKELIKSELNGKTIAEMYPNSNLYNNFLELSEKILSNQDDLTFSPLSEEEMEYLAAEILKKNIYYEEE from the coding sequence ATGTTAAAAATAGCAATATATGGAAAAGGTGGAATAGGAAAATCTACAATATCTTCTAATTTGAGTGCTATGATTTCAAAGAGTGGAAAAAAAGTTTTACATATAGGTTGTGATCCAAAGGGAGATTCTACAAGAAATCTTATGGGAAGGAAAATTCCAACTGTTATTTCAATTTTAAAAGAAAAAAATAATTTAAACAGAGAAGATATAATTTATAAAGGTTTTAATGGAATTGAATGTGTTGAAACTGGTGGTCCTGAAGCTGGAGTAGGCTGTGCAGGAAGAGGAATTATTAGCACAATGGAAGAGCTTGAAGATTTAAAAGTATTTGATGAAGAAAGAGATATTATTATATATGATGTGTTAGGAGATGTGGTGTGTGGAGGTTTTGCAGTTCCTATGAGGGAGAAGTATGCTGATGTTATTTATATAGTTACATCCTCTGAATTTATGTCAATTTTTGCAGCTAATAACATTATGAAAAGTATTAAAAATTTTTCAAAAATGAAAAATATAAAATTTGGTGGCTTAATTCATAATCAAAGAAATAATAATTCAAGTATAAATATTTTAAAAATTTTTGCAGATATGACTAAATCAAAAATTATAGGAGAAATCCCTTTTAGTAAAGAGCTAATAAAAAGTGAATTAAATGGAAAAACTATTGCTGAAATGTATCCTAATTCAAATTTATATAATAATTTTTTAGAGCTATCAGAAAAAATTTTGAGTAATCAAGATGATTTAACTTTCTCTCCATTATCAGAAGAGGAAATGGAATATTTAGCAGCTGAAATATTAAAAAAAAATATTTATTATGAAGAGGAATAG